In one window of bacterium DNA:
- a CDS encoding CinA family nicotinamide mononucleotide deamidase-related protein, whose translation MKKVIVEVICVGSELLYDRINTDINIISGIIIKAGYTVQRCTTVRDEKEEIKDIVYTALKRSDIIFITGGLGPTSDDLTREAVAETLNKKLIFSDIIWDRICNNFYRRGIKDIPEINKKQAYIIEGAEVIENNVGTAPGMVIRYDEKILLLLPGPPTELIPMVEKFVEGIKEKNNTKVYRFGISGVPESYVEEKIYNFFTEKGIKYTILASPQVIEILIPYEGELEELSSIESFMKEIFAENYLGIDPPALPVIIGNLLKEKKLKIAIAESCTGGLAGKLLTDIPGSSEYFQGSFVVYSNILKKRILGVPKTIIKKYGAVSEECALYMAKGAKKKGKADVSISITGIAGPTGETDTKPVGLVYIGIGFPKNKFYIHRFIFSGNRERIRERAVYQAFELLRRYLVYEK comes from the coding sequence ATGAAAAAAGTCATAGTTGAAGTTATCTGTGTAGGAAGTGAACTTTTATATGACAGGATAAACACAGATATTAATATTATATCAGGTATAATTATAAAAGCAGGTTATACTGTACAAAGATGTACAACTGTCAGGGACGAGAAAGAAGAAATAAAAGATATAGTATATACTGCTCTAAAGAGAAGTGATATTATCTTTATCACAGGTGGTTTGGGTCCAACATCCGACGACTTAACAAGAGAGGCAGTTGCAGAAACTTTGAATAAAAAACTTATCTTTTCAGATATTATCTGGGACAGGATATGCAACAATTTTTACAGAAGAGGCATAAAAGACATACCTGAAATAAATAAAAAACAGGCATATATTATTGAAGGAGCAGAAGTGATAGAAAATAATGTTGGAACAGCCCCTGGAATGGTAATAAGATATGATGAAAAAATATTACTTCTTCTCCCCGGTCCACCTACAGAACTCATTCCTATGGTAGAAAAATTTGTAGAGGGCATAAAAGAAAAAAACAATACTAAGGTATATCGTTTTGGGATTTCAGGAGTACCTGAATCTTATGTTGAAGAAAAAATTTATAATTTTTTTACAGAAAAAGGTATTAAATATACTATCCTCGCCAGTCCTCAGGTAATAGAAATCCTTATACCATACGAAGGTGAATTGGAAGAACTTTCTTCAATAGAGTCATTTATGAAAGAGATATTTGCTGAAAATTACCTGGGAATAGACCCCCCTGCCCTACCTGTGATTATAGGTAATCTGTTAAAAGAAAAGAAATTAAAGATAGCAATTGCAGAATCATGTACAGGAGGGCTTGCTGGTAAACTTCTTACAGACATTCCTGGAAGTTCTGAGTATTTTCAGGGCTCCTTTGTTGTATATAGTAATATCTTAAAAAAAAGGATATTAGGAGTGCCAAAGACAATTATAAAAAAGTACGGCGCTGTAAGTGAAGAATGTGCACTTTATATGGCAAAGGGCGCTAAAAAGAAAGGAAAGGCAGATGTCTCTATAAGTATAACAGGGATAGCAGGACCTACAGGTGAAACAGATACAAAACCTGTGGGGCTTGTATATATAGGTATTGGATTTCCTAAAAACAAATTCTATATCCATCGGTTTATATTCTCAGGTAATAGAGAGAGAATAAGAGAAAGAGCGGTCTATCAGGCATTTGAACTTTTAAGGAGATACCTTGTTTATGAAAAGTAA
- the mltG gene encoding endolytic transglycosylase MltG yields MKSKIISIIIAVLIMGTLTIKIVTLPPKLKTAKLIEIPEGANAVDVAKILEEKGIIKNDDWFLYLTRRYNVQEKLQAGIYEFSGRTYLKEVIKKIVHGDVIMVRVTIPEGSTVKEIADILERRKLVSKDEFIKYAEYKKLEGMLFPDTYLFPHKISVEAIAKTMYKRFKEVFEEIYGAPITEENFKKVKELVTVASIVEKEAMYDSERRIIAGIIYKRLKKNIPLQSCATVIYATGKARTRLSNSDLKVRSPYNTYTHRGLPPGPICNPGLSSLKAALNPEKTDYLYFVSMGDGRNYFSKTYAEHIAAIKMFLSSTTSSETSL; encoded by the coding sequence ATGAAAAGTAAAATTATCTCAATTATAATTGCTGTTCTAATTATGGGGACATTGACAATAAAAATTGTTACACTTCCTCCTAAACTTAAAACAGCAAAACTTATAGAAATTCCTGAAGGGGCAAACGCAGTAGATGTGGCAAAAATTCTGGAAGAAAAAGGAATAATAAAAAATGATGACTGGTTTCTTTATCTAACAAGAAGATACAATGTCCAGGAAAAACTTCAGGCAGGAATATATGAATTTTCAGGTAGAACTTATCTGAAAGAAGTGATAAAAAAGATTGTACATGGAGATGTTATAATGGTAAGGGTAACCATCCCTGAAGGAAGTACTGTTAAAGAAATTGCCGATATACTTGAAAGAAGAAAATTGGTCTCAAAGGATGAGTTTATTAAGTATGCTGAATATAAAAAATTAGAGGGTATGCTTTTCCCTGATACATATCTTTTTCCTCATAAGATATCAGTTGAGGCAATAGCAAAAACAATGTATAAAAGATTCAAGGAGGTCTTTGAAGAAATATATGGAGCCCCAATAACAGAGGAAAACTTCAAAAAAGTAAAAGAGCTCGTCACTGTTGCATCAATCGTTGAAAAAGAGGCAATGTATGACAGTGAAAGAAGAATTATTGCAGGGATTATATATAAAAGATTAAAGAAAAATATCCCATTGCAGAGTTGTGCTACGGTTATTTATGCAACAGGGAAAGCGAGAACACGGCTTTCAAACTCTGACCTTAAGGTAAGGTCTCCATACAATACCTATACACACAGAGGACTTCCCCCTGGCCCTATATGCAATCCTGGACTTTCTTCACTTAAAGCTGCCTTAAATCCAGAAAAAACGGACTATCTCTATTTTGTATCTATGGGAGATGGAAGAAACTACTTTTCAAAGACATATGCTGAACACATTGCAGCAATCAAGATGTTTTTATCATCTACCACATCATCAGAAACTTCCCTATAA
- a CDS encoding diguanylate cyclase — translation MKPKNERVTRDQLIALLEINNKLSRIESFDELCKEAVRLAKEKLGFDRIGIWFKSKEPNKIEGSFGIDEKGNVRDERNSVLPLDNEEIARKVRSLKPPKVLVRNTYLRDNKGKVVGKGMWACAVLWCGNKNIGYVMTDNFFSGKEINTELLALFAATFGHLCELVRTKDILKKSEEKYRELWDNAPIAYHILNPEGIIIAVNKTEAEMLGYEVEEMVGRSIFDFIHPKQREEARKRFLLKIKGCKLPKANGRVYLRKDGSPVIVSIEDKVERDMLGRVISIRTTMVDITEKKKEEKLIRKLAYTDGLTGLPNRMYFRGYLASHIQWAKYNEQKFALLFLDIDNFKHINDNNGHIAGDKVLKIISKRITDVLRKNEVVARIGGDEFLILVSDVSTVDSVNKVIKKILKSIQAPIVMKRETINVTASIGVSFFPQDGKDVDTLWKKSDIAMYEAKRAGRNTWRFYRYLK, via the coding sequence ATGAAACCGAAAAATGAACGTGTAACGCGAGACCAACTTATTGCTCTTCTTGAGATTAACAATAAACTTTCCCGGATAGAGTCATTTGATGAACTGTGTAAAGAAGCAGTTAGATTAGCAAAGGAAAAACTTGGTTTTGATAGAATAGGTATATGGTTTAAAAGTAAGGAACCAAATAAAATAGAGGGGTCTTTCGGTATTGATGAAAAAGGAAATGTTAGAGATGAGAGAAATAGCGTATTGCCGCTTGATAACGAAGAAATAGCAAGAAAGGTTCGTTCTTTAAAACCTCCTAAAGTACTTGTAAGAAATACATATCTCCGGGATAATAAAGGGAAAGTTGTAGGTAAAGGTATGTGGGCATGTGCAGTTCTCTGGTGTGGTAATAAAAATATCGGATATGTTATGACAGATAACTTCTTTTCTGGTAAAGAGATAAATACGGAACTTCTGGCGCTTTTTGCTGCTACTTTTGGCCATCTATGTGAGTTGGTGAGAACCAAAGATATCCTCAAAAAGAGTGAAGAAAAATACAGGGAATTATGGGACAATGCACCTATAGCTTATCATATCCTGAATCCAGAGGGAATTATTATCGCTGTAAATAAAACAGAGGCAGAAATGTTAGGGTATGAAGTTGAAGAGATGGTAGGACGTTCTATCTTCGATTTTATACATCCTAAACAGAGAGAGGAGGCAAGAAAAAGATTTCTGTTAAAAATTAAAGGATGTAAACTCCCCAAAGCCAATGGCCGTGTTTATTTACGGAAGGATGGTAGTCCTGTCATTGTTTCAATAGAAGATAAAGTTGAGAGAGATATGTTGGGAAGGGTTATAAGTATAAGAACAACAATGGTAGATATAACAGAGAAGAAAAAGGAAGAAAAACTGATTAGAAAATTAGCATATACTGATGGATTAACAGGACTGCCTAACCGTATGTATTTTAGAGGGTATCTTGCATCCCATATACAATGGGCAAAGTATAACGAGCAGAAGTTTGCCCTGTTATTTCTTGATATTGATAATTTTAAACATATTAATGACAATAATGGGCATATAGCAGGTGATAAAGTATTAAAGATAATAAGTAAACGTATTACGGATGTATTAAGAAAAAATGAGGTGGTTGCTCGTATAGGTGGAGATGAATTTTTAATACTCGTTTCAGATGTTTCCACAGTAGATTCAGTTAATAAGGTTATAAAAAAAATTTTGAAAAGTATTCAAGCGCCAATAGTAATGAAAAGAGAAACAATAAATGTTACAGCAAGTATAGGAGTATCTTTTTTCCCTCAGGATGGTAAAGATGTAGATACGCTCTGGAAGAAGTCAGATATTGCGATGTATGAGGCGAAAAGGGCAGGCCGTAATACATGGAGATTTTATAGATATCTGAAATAA
- the tsaD gene encoding tRNA (adenosine(37)-N6)-threonylcarbamoyltransferase complex transferase subunit TsaD produces MLILGIETSCDETGIGILKDGQILSNIIATQEDIHSAYGGIVPELASRAHTERIDFLFNRAINESGIRPSDIDFIGVTNTPGLKGSLLVGVSFAAGVAYSLGKPLYKVNHLYSHIAANFLNPDIEFPALGFVVSGGHTTFFYIKTPVSFEIIGRTLDDACGETFDKVARMLELGFPGGPYIEKMAEKGDEEKIKFPVTLLNKDSLNFSFSGLKTAVLYYVKKYGLKNIPDICASFQKAVGDTLIEKTSRCFEQYPVKSLMLGGGVVQNGYIRKRFQEISEKKGIKLFIPDKKLCLDNGAMIAIMTSFLIKHGIKSSTLSIEVIPT; encoded by the coding sequence ATGTTAATACTCGGTATAGAGACATCCTGTGATGAGACAGGAATTGGGATTTTAAAGGATGGACAGATACTTTCAAATATTATTGCTACTCAGGAAGATATACATTCTGCTTATGGGGGTATCGTTCCTGAACTTGCCAGCAGGGCACATACAGAAAGGATAGATTTTCTATTTAACAGAGCCATTAATGAGAGTGGTATAAGGCCTTCAGATATTGATTTCATAGGTGTGACAAATACTCCTGGACTTAAAGGTTCTTTACTTGTAGGTGTTTCTTTTGCAGCAGGAGTTGCATATTCTCTCGGTAAACCGCTATACAAGGTTAACCACCTTTATTCACATATTGCAGCAAACTTTCTTAATCCAGACATAGAGTTTCCAGCACTCGGTTTTGTGGTATCTGGCGGGCATACAACATTTTTCTATATCAAGACCCCTGTGAGTTTTGAAATAATTGGTAGGACCCTTGATGATGCCTGTGGAGAAACGTTTGATAAAGTTGCGAGGATGCTTGAATTGGGGTTCCCAGGAGGACCATATATTGAAAAGATGGCAGAAAAAGGTGATGAGGAAAAGATAAAATTTCCTGTTACACTCCTTAATAAGGACTCTCTCAATTTCAGTTTCAGTGGGCTTAAAACAGCAGTACTCTATTATGTAAAGAAGTATGGACTTAAAAATATCCCTGATATCTGTGCTTCATTTCAGAAAGCAGTGGGGGATACACTTATAGAGAAGACATCAAGATGTTTTGAGCAGTACCCTGTTAAATCACTTATGCTTGGTGGTGGTGTGGTGCAGAATGGATATATAAGAAAAAGGTTTCAGGAGATTTCAGAAAAAAAAGGGATAAAACTCTTTATACCTGATAAAAAACTCTGCCTTGATAATGGCGCAATGATTGCTATTATGACTTCTTTCCTTATTAAACATGGAATAAAATCCAGTACACTTTCCATAGAAGTTATTCCCACCTGA
- a CDS encoding divergent polysaccharide deacetylase family protein — protein sequence MVKKNLSDNSPFLPLVLFIILCILITFVGIIREVKKERFPKVPVPVQKKEGVSIAEKKTSVPIQERVKIGIIIDDAGWNKEIIKEIEKINRPIAISILPYAPYSKDVFNEVRNKELIEVLLHIPLEPKPPAQPLDKGVIKTDMSNNEINQQFYEALKNFYPGVKGINNHQGSLFTSDEEKMGILLDAIRAKNLFFVDSMTARQSKGYTLAKEMGIKTAKRDIFLDNQSDPQYIEGQIWALVKTAKEQGKALGIGHARKNTIEVLRKVIPEIEREGVEIVPVSSLLE from the coding sequence ATGGTTAAAAAAAATTTATCTGATAATTCTCCTTTTTTGCCTCTTGTGCTTTTTATTATTCTGTGTATTCTTATAACATTTGTTGGTATTATTAGGGAAGTAAAGAAGGAAAGATTTCCAAAAGTTCCTGTTCCGGTTCAAAAGAAGGAAGGGGTATCCATAGCAGAGAAGAAAACCTCAGTGCCAATACAGGAAAGGGTAAAGATAGGTATTATTATAGATGATGCCGGGTGGAACAAAGAAATTATAAAGGAAATAGAGAAGATTAACAGACCAATTGCTATTTCAATACTTCCTTATGCTCCTTACAGTAAAGATGTCTTTAATGAAGTTAGAAATAAAGAGTTAATAGAGGTGCTTTTACATATACCTCTGGAGCCAAAACCACCTGCACAACCACTTGATAAAGGGGTCATAAAAACAGATATGAGTAATAATGAGATTAACCAGCAGTTTTATGAAGCACTTAAAAATTTCTATCCCGGGGTGAAAGGAATAAATAACCATCAGGGTTCTTTATTCACTTCAGATGAAGAGAAGATGGGTATTTTGTTAGATGCTATTAGAGCGAAAAATCTTTTTTTTGTTGACAGTATGACAGCAAGACAGAGTAAGGGTTATACCCTTGCAAAGGAGATGGGGATAAAGACAGCAAAGAGGGATATATTCCTTGATAATCAGTCAGACCCTCAATATATAGAAGGGCAGATATGGGCACTTGTAAAAACGGCTAAAGAACAGGGAAAAGCATTAGGGATAGGTCATGCGAGGAAGAATACTATTGAGGTCTTGAGAAAGGTTATACCAGAAATAGAAAGGGAGGGGGTGGAGATTGTACCTGTTTCTTCACTCCTTGAGTGA
- a CDS encoding S41 family peptidase: protein MRRKVVWSIIGLISLAIIVGSDVRASQTRKKEEDVYRNIELFLDAMKIVESQYVEPVENKKLVYGALKGMLESLDPYSAFLEPELTQELQIETKGEFSGVGMEITSKDGIITVVSPIEDTPAWKAGIKAGDKIIEIDGESTKGLSTLEAARKLRGKKGTEVTISLLREGGKELKKITLVRDVIKVKSIKEEIMEGDIGYVRIRDFQEKTSSDLAKVLENFNRKSVKGLILDLRNNPGGLLSSAIEVSELFVPKGKLIVYIQGREQKDKNTFNSRKSPLWEKPVVLLINEGSASASEIVVGALKDNIPSTVAVGMKTFGKGSVQNLVPLSDGSSLKLTTAHYYTPSGVCIEGKGIEPDISVKLPEDNAIIPAGKDDVQFQKALEILKQKVGNG, encoded by the coding sequence ATGAGAAGAAAAGTAGTGTGGAGTATCATAGGGTTGATTTCTCTCGCGATAATAGTTGGGAGTGATGTTAGGGCTTCTCAGACACGAAAGAAAGAAGAAGACGTATACAGAAATATAGAACTTTTCCTTGATGCAATGAAGATTGTTGAGAGTCAGTATGTAGAACCAGTAGAGAACAAGAAGCTGGTATATGGTGCACTTAAAGGTATGCTTGAATCACTTGACCCTTACAGTGCCTTTCTTGAACCAGAACTTACCCAGGAACTTCAGATAGAAACAAAAGGTGAATTCAGTGGAGTCGGTATGGAGATTACATCTAAAGATGGGATAATAACAGTTGTAAGCCCTATAGAAGATACTCCTGCATGGAAGGCAGGTATAAAAGCAGGAGATAAAATAATAGAGATTGATGGGGAATCAACAAAAGGACTAAGTACCCTTGAAGCAGCAAGAAAGTTAAGAGGTAAAAAAGGGACAGAGGTTACAATCAGTTTATTAAGAGAAGGAGGCAAGGAACTTAAAAAGATAACACTTGTCAGGGATGTTATAAAGGTAAAATCCATAAAAGAAGAGATAATGGAGGGAGATATTGGATATGTTAGAATAAGGGATTTTCAGGAAAAGACATCATCTGACCTTGCAAAGGTTCTTGAAAACTTCAATAGAAAGAGTGTAAAAGGACTTATTCTTGACCTGCGTAATAATCCAGGAGGGCTTTTAAGTTCAGCCATTGAGGTCAGTGAACTTTTCGTACCTAAGGGTAAATTGATTGTTTATATTCAAGGGAGAGAACAGAAAGATAAGAATACATTTAACAGCAGGAAAAGTCCATTATGGGAAAAGCCAGTTGTTTTACTTATAAATGAGGGTAGTGCAAGTGCATCTGAAATTGTTGTAGGTGCATTAAAAGATAATATCCCTTCTACTGTTGCGGTTGGTATGAAAACGTTTGGAAAAGGGTCTGTACAGAATCTTGTGCCATTATCTGATGGCTCTTCTTTGAAGTTAACCACGGCGCATTACTATACACCATCAGGTGTCTGTATTGAAGGTAAAGGGATAGAACCAGATATATCTGTAAAACTTCCTGAAGATAATGCAATAATACCTGCAGGGAAGGATGATGTACAGTTTCAAAAAGCACTTGAAATACTTAAACAGAAAGTAGGTAATGGTTAA
- the gatB gene encoding Asp-tRNA(Asn)/Glu-tRNA(Gln) amidotransferase subunit GatB: MEGYEIVIGLEVHVELLTDSKMFCGCSTKFGAPPNSQVCPVCAGFPGVLPVINKKAIDLTLKTAIALNCKISPFSRFARKHYFYPDLPKNYQISQYEEPLAVEGAILIDNRNIRIRRIHLEEDAGKLIHPEGNSDFSLVDLNRSGVPLIEIVTEPDIRSPHEAEKFLVTLKSILEYLEVSDCNMEEGSLRCDANISVRKYGETEFGVKIEIKNMNSFKAVRKALEYEARRQITCLEEGEILRQETRLWNEDLQITEEMRRKEEAQDYRYFPEPDLPVLIFDNKMIKDIILQVGELPFQRKERFCREYMLSEYDAGVLTSKKDIADYFEKCVKKGGKPKIIANWIMGDLTALLKSAKKDIEDSPVTPEYLIQIVSMIEDGKITGVVAKSILQECFNTGISPEKIVIEKNLLQIEDEDAISSIIEGIIAENSSAVDDYRAGREQAISFLIGQVMRKTKGKASPVIVKRKLEEYLNKK, translated from the coding sequence ATGGAAGGATATGAAATTGTAATAGGACTTGAAGTGCATGTGGAACTTCTTACGGATTCAAAGATGTTCTGTGGATGTTCTACAAAATTTGGAGCACCTCCTAATTCACAGGTCTGTCCTGTCTGTGCTGGTTTCCCTGGAGTACTCCCTGTGATAAATAAGAAAGCAATTGACCTGACACTGAAAACAGCCATAGCACTTAATTGTAAAATTTCTCCATTTTCTCGTTTTGCGAGGAAACACTATTTTTATCCAGACCTGCCTAAAAACTACCAGATATCTCAGTATGAAGAACCACTCGCTGTAGAAGGTGCTATTCTTATAGACAATAGAAATATAAGAATAAGAAGGATACATCTTGAGGAAGATGCAGGTAAACTTATTCATCCAGAAGGTAACAGTGATTTTTCTCTTGTTGACCTTAACAGAAGTGGAGTTCCTCTTATTGAGATAGTTACTGAACCGGATATTAGAAGTCCTCATGAAGCAGAGAAGTTTCTGGTTACACTAAAAAGCATACTTGAATATCTTGAAGTGAGTGATTGTAATATGGAAGAGGGCTCTTTAAGATGTGATGCAAATATCTCTGTAAGAAAATATGGAGAGACAGAATTTGGCGTAAAGATAGAGATTAAGAATATGAACTCTTTCAAAGCAGTGAGAAAAGCGCTTGAGTATGAAGCGAGGAGGCAGATTACCTGTTTGGAAGAAGGAGAGATATTAAGACAGGAGACCCGTTTATGGAATGAAGACCTTCAGATTACAGAGGAGATGAGAAGGAAGGAGGAGGCACAGGATTACAGGTATTTTCCTGAGCCAGACCTCCCTGTCCTTATCTTTGATAATAAAATGATTAAAGATATCATTTTACAGGTTGGAGAATTGCCATTTCAGAGGAAAGAAAGATTTTGTAGGGAATATATGTTATCAGAATATGATGCAGGTGTTCTTACATCTAAAAAGGATATTGCAGATTATTTTGAAAAGTGTGTTAAAAAAGGTGGTAAGCCAAAGATAATTGCAAACTGGATAATGGGAGACCTTACTGCTTTATTGAAATCAGCAAAGAAGGATATTGAAGATTCTCCTGTTACTCCTGAATATCTAATTCAGATTGTATCAATGATAGAAGATGGTAAAATTACAGGAGTAGTTGCGAAATCAATACTTCAGGAGTGTTTTAACACAGGTATATCCCCTGAAAAAATAGTCATTGAAAAGAACCTATTACAGATAGAAGATGAGGATGCAATAAGTAGTATTATAGAAGGAATAATAGCAGAAAATTCATCTGCTGTAGATGACTATAGAGCAGGTAGGGAGCAGGCAATTTCTTTTTTAATAGGACAGGTGATGAGAAAAACAAAAGGTAAGGCAAGTCCTGTTATAGTGAAGAGAAAGTTAGAGGAGTATTTAAATAAAAAGTGA
- a CDS encoding DUF4432 family protein: MLSANSGCRWMECLWNGITTVIMENDLIRLEILADKGTDIVEFLYKPLDIDFMWRSPIPLYKPYLFITTAEGKVGNFLDWYPGGWQEIFPNGGGICEYKGAVLGLHGEVALLPWRYDIVDDSREKLSIKFYTQTYRTPFLIEKTISIEKNNPFVCFDEKITNKSGEEMDFIWGHHPAFGKPFLSPDCIIRIKKAKVFVGKGDGRSFTNLKQTEGIWPMVEGINGKKVDISICPDEKDNVSEVMFLSELSEGKYEIFNTKLKIGFQFEFPLDVFRYIWFWRIGGGSFEYPWYGRNYNIALEPFSSLPNLADAVKRGDSLKLSAGASLKASIKTGVITS, from the coding sequence ATGTTATCAGCAAATAGTGGATGTAGATGGATGGAATGTTTATGGAATGGAATAACAACAGTTATTATGGAAAATGACCTTATCCGTCTTGAAATCCTTGCAGATAAAGGAACGGATATAGTGGAGTTTCTTTATAAACCACTTGATATTGATTTTATGTGGAGAAGTCCAATCCCACTCTATAAACCATACCTTTTCATTACAACAGCGGAAGGCAAAGTGGGAAATTTCCTTGACTGGTATCCAGGTGGATGGCAAGAGATATTTCCAAATGGTGGGGGTATATGTGAATATAAAGGGGCGGTATTAGGACTCCATGGAGAGGTTGCACTTCTTCCCTGGAGATATGATATAGTTGATGACTCACGAGAAAAATTATCTATAAAATTTTATACACAGACATACAGAACACCATTTTTAATAGAAAAAACAATATCCATTGAAAAGAACAACCCTTTTGTATGTTTTGATGAGAAGATAACAAATAAAAGTGGTGAGGAGATGGATTTTATATGGGGGCATCATCCTGCTTTTGGAAAACCGTTTTTATCTCCTGATTGTATTATTAGAATAAAGAAAGCAAAGGTTTTTGTAGGTAAGGGCGATGGCAGGTCATTTACAAATCTTAAACAAACAGAAGGGATATGGCCAATGGTTGAGGGTATAAATGGTAAAAAGGTTGATATAAGTATCTGTCCTGATGAAAAAGATAATGTTTCCGAAGTAATGTTTCTTTCTGAACTTTCAGAGGGCAAATATGAGATTTTTAATACAAAATTGAAGATAGGTTTTCAATTTGAATTCCCTCTGGATGTTTTTAGATATATATGGTTCTGGAGGATAGGAGGTGGAAGTTTTGAATATCCATGGTATGGCAGAAATTATAATATTGCACTTGAACCATTTTCAAGTTTACCCAATCTCGCAGATGCGGTTAAAAGAGGAGATAGTTTAAAACTTTCTGCAGGCGCATCACTTAAAGCAAGTATTAAAACAGGTGTAATAACCAGTTAG
- a CDS encoding LysM peptidoglycan-binding domain-containing protein, whose translation MMRIRCQYLVVIIFLCTYLYSEGITQYHYVKKGETLSSIAKRYGTTVYELKKLNDLETSMIKPKQKIIVRKVEESKTAEKENKPTKKENNSSAKISVPAGNYETISYTVKKGDTLERISKKYGVSVKKIKKTNNLKSSNIKIGQNLKIKVLKKEPVIPDVTTPQPIVGTYTEKIYYKVKNGDTLESIASQYNITPEQLKEENLMSDDDFKVGMTIVIPVVSAGKESVSLTDGNNTETEIVRETKTLRDVILKESFNFLNMPYKLGGIGKSSIDCSTLVKRVYEKVGIDLPNTSCQQFRAGEPVEKEEIEEGDLVFFYRRGTIGHVGIYIGDNQFIHASFKEKKVTIASLNNSYFKRNFAGARRLLPPKSFFVKGEEDVISK comes from the coding sequence ATGATGCGTATAAGATGTCAATACCTCGTTGTTATAATATTCCTATGCACTTATCTGTATTCTGAAGGTATAACACAGTATCATTATGTAAAAAAGGGCGAGACATTATCTTCTATTGCGAAAAGATATGGTACAACTGTGTATGAACTTAAAAAATTAAATGACCTTGAAACATCAATGATAAAGCCGAAACAAAAAATTATAGTTAGAAAAGTAGAGGAATCAAAAACGGCAGAAAAAGAAAATAAACCGACCAAAAAAGAAAATAACTCTTCAGCAAAAATATCTGTTCCTGCAGGGAATTATGAGACCATATCTTATACTGTGAAAAAAGGAGACACACTTGAAAGGATAAGTAAAAAATATGGGGTGTCGGTGAAAAAGATTAAAAAAACAAACAATCTTAAAAGTTCTAATATAAAAATAGGACAGAACTTGAAAATTAAGGTACTGAAAAAGGAACCTGTTATCCCTGATGTTACAACTCCTCAACCTATTGTTGGTACATATACAGAAAAGATATATTATAAGGTTAAGAATGGGGATACATTAGAATCTATCGCATCTCAATATAATATTACTCCGGAACAGTTAAAAGAAGAAAATCTTATGAGTGATGATGATTTTAAGGTAGGAATGACGATTGTAATTCCAGTAGTTTCTGCTGGAAAAGAAAGTGTTTCTTTGACGGATGGGAATAATACAGAAACAGAGATTGTAAGAGAAACAAAAACACTCAGAGATGTAATACTCAAGGAATCATTTAATTTCCTTAATATGCCTTATAAGCTTGGAGGAATAGGTAAATCGTCAATTGATTGTTCTACGCTTGTAAAACGTGTCTATGAAAAAGTAGGGATAGACCTGCCAAACACATCCTGTCAGCAATTCAGAGCAGGAGAACCGGTTGAGAAAGAAGAGATAGAAGAGGGTGACCTTGTTTTCTTTTATCGCAGGGGAACTATAGGTCATGTAGGTATATACATAGGGGATAATCAGTTTATCCATGCCAGTTTTAAAGAAAAAAAGGTTACCATTGCGTCTCTTAATAACTCATACTTCAAGAGAAACTTTGCGGGTGCAAGAAGATTACTCCCACCTAAATCATTTTTTGTAAAAGGAGAAGAGGATGTTATCAGCAAATAG